The genomic stretch aaagagcagagcaAGCGTCCCTCCAAAGGCAGTTCAAAGAGGAGTACGAGTGAAAGCCATTCAGATAAAGAAAATGATGGTGTTAAAACAACTGACTCTGTCAAAGAGAGGGCAAAGCTTACAGGCAGAAGTTGCACTGCCCAGACACTTGATAAACCCAGTCTTAATAAATCAAATACCCTTCTCCACTGTGCCTCTACTCATACAAATAACACAAGTATGTCCACTTTATCCAGTTTTTCTAAAGTAGACATACCTATGAGAGTTGGAACACCTCCTTTGGTGGATTCAGATTCAGATGAGGAATTGAAAAAGAATTCCATGTTTGAGCGTGACAGTAGCATTGTCAGGAGCCTCACAGGCTCTTATGCCAAATTGCCAAGCCCAGAGCCAAGCATGAGCCCTAAGATGCACCGACGGCGCCCCAGACCTTTATCCATGGGACACATCATTATAAACAACCCTGTGAATGCTTATGAGCTAAGTCCTAAAGGTAAGGGTAGAACAATGGATTTAATCATGCAAGATATTGCAGATAAAAACAATGTGTCTGAATCGGTGCCAAAGTTCATGGTGGACTTCACTGCAGTCTGTCCTGGCAGGGTTCCAGGTGTCAGCAGGAATGCTTTAGGCCCCTGTgatgggctgggggctggcaaACCAAAGCGCCATTCCTTCGGGCTCTTtgagagcagaggagcagtgTCGGCTATGCTGGAAGGACAGGTGGTCATGGACACCAGAGGGCCATATAAAGTAGAGAGCAGTCCTAGCTTGGCACCTCCAAAAGTGAAGGAGCCCTTTGCCATCAGTCAGTCTGCAGTGACACAGAAGATCCTGGCTGTGAGTGAAAtgaaagcagctgctttggcaGAAAACACGAAATGTAATTCTGCAGTGGAACTCAATAAATCTTACGATGTGGAAAATCCATCTCCACTACTACTGCAGAGCAAGAATGTGCGACAGCAGCTGGATAATACTCCAAATGTTTCCTCAGCAAATGAGCACTTCCCAGAAAATTATGAAAAGGTAAAACGTAGACTTGATTTGGACGCTGACAACtgccaaaaagaaaacagttcctGTGTTCTCAGAGTTGGAATGGAGGAACAAGAGAAGCAGTGGTTGCAAGAACAGAAATATCCCGTGGGATCAGTTTATATTACCAAGAATGCAGTCCTTGAAAATATGACAAAAGGTAAAAGATTTCCTGTGCTTGAGGGTTACTTCTCAGTTTATAAATCTTTTAGAAAAAACCCAGTGATCATTAGTCATTGGTGTGTCTTTTCAGAAGCCACATTTCTCTAATTTAATTTGACTTCACAAGTActgatttcccatttcagtCTTAGAGCTGGAATTTAGTTTTACTAAGACAATTGTCTTATGCCATGAGGTCTAAATAAGACTACTAAAAGAAAAGATAGCCCAtgtaaatgaaaagaaaaccatatagatattttcttcaaattcaAGACTGTGTTACATCTGCACGTGTCTCTACTAAATGAGGCTGAAGTGGCATAAATAACATTAATTCACTCCAGCAAATATAACAGTTCTTAGAGCTGTATTTTCCATGTCCCTATTTTAATATAGGCTTTTGGTGTTAATGTTCCATCCACAAGTTTAGTTCACAAATATGCACGTGCAAATACTTCAAAGGACTAGTATATGATGGGGTTCTGTGCATTACCTAGTGGGAACTTGATATCAAGGAAACCTGATATCAAAGAgatgttttttgctttttactgAAGAGGCAAATTACCTCTGATAAAGGATGGATGTCTCTGGCAAAGATCATATAGAGGGTATTTAGTATTTGATTCTTTGTTATGTATTTTCtcagaaagtattttaaaagctaaTGAGCTGACCTTTGAAGAAGTGAAAAAGAGGCTTGAAGAACAGCATGCACAACAACTGTCAATTCTGATAGCTGAACAAGAGAGAGAACAGGAGGAATTGAAGGTAAGGTCAATAGGAAAAATTCCAAGCAAAGGTTTTGTGTTGTCTGAAGTTTGTCAGGAAGCAATTGAGTTTGAATGTATATTCTGTTGCTTTGCAGAGTTAGAAAAATAGTGTCATGGTTGAATCTTCCTTTTGTAGGAACTggaagagaagaagagaaattcaAAAGGAGAGAAGGTTACTAcaacagaaatagaaatttcCAAAGTGAATATTAACAGCAGGATGGAGTTggagtggaggaaaaaaagtgaaggtGGCTTGCTGGAAAGTGTGCAGTCTCAGCTGGAGACAGTCCATAACACAAACTCCACCAGCATTGGTAAAACTGGAAGGGAAGAATATAGATTAAGTGTTGTGGTCTAATGTGTTCTACAGTGCTTGACTGGACCAGCTGTCCCACTGTGTGGATGAGTGCAGTGTTCCTGCCCTAGGGCTGCTCAGGATACACAGAAGGCTGCTGTCCTCAGCAAAGGCTGTTGCATCTTTGTGTCACTGGCATTTAGCACAGGTTCAGCCATCCTTGAACAGTTCCATGTACTGTGTTTGTTATGTAACTGTTTTAGGGCACATCTAAGGAAAACAAGCTAAGAATAGCCTCCTTTGATCAAGGATGAGGATGTGAATTTGCATCATGTCCCAGAAGGATTATCCTCCTGCCATGTAGCTGCACAGCACTGGGCCAGGTGGTCACATTTGTGTAGGAGGTTTTGAGGGGCTCTGCCAGGGGCTCCTAGCTGCAAGGCAGTACAGCTATAGCTGATGGAACACCTCTCACCTGTTCCTGAGCGTCGTGAAATGTTTTGTCCTGTCTTTTGTTTAGCAAATTTTGCATGGAAATTGATCAGAAATATTTAACTTGCTTCTTGTCTGTAATTGACCTTGCAGACAAAGCTGTGACTCTCGAGCTGAGTGTATCCACAGACGCAGGCATTACTTTGGGCACAAGTGTGTGTTGAACTGTGTgttctgctttctgtgcaggttttGCTCATACAACACCCAACACCTTTTCTTCAACAAGTGAAGCTTCATTCTATCTCTGGGGACCCTCAGGTAGTGGAGTTATAAAGACCTCAGTATGCAGGCCAAGTAATAGGATCAAAACTAGGTGGATTCCGGTAAGGGAAaagacagatttatttttatcttacaagaccctatttttttttgtaaggcACTGGTAACAGAAAATTTTAGCATCTGTTCAACTTTGATTGCATAAGAGAACTGTGtaggttatttttctttttcatatttgcAAAGTAATCATATAGCAGGATATTGCTTCTGCTAAATTATGGTGGGTACTTTGAGCCCAGTCAAAGCTTTATCAACAGCTTTTTTCTTACTTGGAAACTAAGTCACTTGATGGATGTTATTTGATAAATAATTCATAATTCTTGCTTATTTATaaaaagttttgattttttttaaggttttcagtccagagatACAGATGAAGTTTGACAAGATCACAGCAGTGGCAAAGGGATTTCTCACTCGTAGACTCCTGCAGacagaaaaactgaaacatCTTAAGCAAACTGTAAAAGTAAGATCAGCTGTTTTTTGTAATAGGCAGCTTcttctcctgtttgtttttgttcctGCCTTCCCTTGACAGATGAAATCCTGCATTTGCTGCTCTCGGAAGATTTTGGGCTGCACATGAACATATTTGAGTGTTGTATTGCTTAGTGTCACAAGGTGCAAGGCAAACAAAGAATCTGTTTGCTGTGTGTACTGTTAGAAATTGTTTTGTTATGAAGGGTTATGCCTGGTGCTTACTCTTATTTTCCCATCTTTCCCAGGATACTCTGGAGTTCCTAAAAAATTTTCAGTCTGAAGCCCCATTGAGAAGAGGAACTGTGTCAGCACAAGATGCATCCCTTCATGAAAGAGTAATGGCTCAGGTGACACAATTTAAACCTTTTTTTGGTCTTTCCTAGCTATTCTGCTTTTGTAACATAAATACATGAAACCTTGAGAGTGGCTTTGTTTAGAGTAAAACATTTAAAGAAGAGAAGattccatttttttttgcttgacaCAAAACTATTTGATTTTGAAAAACGGTTTTCAAAATTATGAAGCATTTTGTTTAGATTGAAAGCAAAAGGAGCTTGATGTTCAAAACCATGGGCATATAAACTTGGTTGAATATTTACTGAACATTGGAATGACTCTTTCCAGCTGCGGGCTGCTCTGTATGACATCCATGACATCTTTTTCACCATGGGCGCGTCGGAGAGAATGAACATCCTGCGGCACGATCGCGAAGTCCGGAAAGAGAAGATGCTCAGGCAGATGGTGTGTTTTCTCCCAGGGAATGTAAACTGCTGCAGGAATTTAAGCACTGAGCCATTTTCCTTTTAAGACATTCTTCCTCACCATGTACAATGTTTCTTAAATCTAAATTTTTAATTATGCTTTTGTAGGTAACTTTCTTCTGTATCCTCTTTTTTTTAGGATAAAGTAAAGAGCCCAAGAGAGCGAATGACACTTTCAACAGCCACACAGAAATCTCTGGACAGGAAAAAGTTCATGAAGTAtgtgcagggtggggagggttgGTGGAAGGGGTGCAAGAGGAGTAGGAGGCATAGGAAATAGTGAGGAGGAGTTTATGGAATAACAGTTTCTTTGCAAGCTGACATCTCTGCTGGGAGAATGAGTAAAAAGCTTTCCAGGTTTATGGCATCTTGCTAATTGTATTTTGCTCTTACTTTTAAGAGTCTTCCAGTTTGtaagaaggaaaatgtttcttcCAAGTTATGCATTTACACTGTAATGCAGTGATGGATGCTTAGTTTATGGTTGATTTTGCAAACTGTAAAAAGTGCCCTAAGTGATTTTATCTATCTTAAGTGCCTAGCAATAGAGACGTGATAGAGTATCTCTGGCAGAGTTTTTCTGGGGAACGGTAGCAGGCATTATCTTGGAACATGGTGGACACTTGTTACACTTGCTTCTGAGTAAAGAAGTGATCATCTGTAGGACTGCTCTGGCAATGTGTAGTGTAGTTCTGTTGTGACAGGTCATACTTGGCAGTCAAAAATCTCCTTTGAGATATATCTGCAAACTTCTCTTTGCCCTGTTGCTGTTTGTCAAATATATGGAGAGTCACATGTAGTGTAGTTCCTCTTGTAGGCTTTCTCTCAGTGTTTCTGTTCAAGACCTGGATGATGATTTGCTAACTGAAATGTGTTTCAATACTTTTGTTTCTCCAGGGCTTCAGAAATGGGAATGCcaagtaaaaaaataatcataaaacaaaaaactcctcAAAATCGGTAGGTGATGGTTACTTGTATTAAGATGCTTTTGAGGAACTGTCTTACAATAATGTGATCTGTACTGTTGGTTTGCCATCATCAGCTCAATTCCTGCTACTATTGTCATGAAAATTAATGAAATCTGATTTACCATGGCCCAAAAAAGGGTTTATTAGCTCATTATGagttatttcattatttcttcaGAGTCATTTCTGAGATTTTATCTTCAGAAGTTGTTTATTTATGGCTTTAAGTCTTGGTGCTCAGGTTTAAGGTTTTTCTCTGAGATGCACTATTAAACTTCAGTTTGGCACTGTTACTTTTCCTAATGCCCTTTACTTTGCAGTGGAATTCTTGATAATGCTTATCTTTAGAAAGCTATCAGAAAAGTAGTGGCTTTTTAATGTGAGGAGAATTTTGTTCCTTGGCTGTGTGATTGTTTGCTCAGATCACAGAAGTTACAGTGTTCAGTACATGTTGTTCAGGCAGATAACAGCTGCTCTCTTATGAGGCCTGTCTGCACATTTATCTCATATTAAAAATCAGATACCTGGCATCCCTTAAAACCAGTTTTTATCCCAAAAGCTTGGAAGACATGCTGTCTACTCACACAGTTCAGCCTTCAAGGACTACTGTAAGCAATTCAGCCCTTTTTCCTGAGTGTTCTCATCAATGACTGGGAACCCAAGGCACTGCTGAGGGACATCTGTCTAtgtgcttttttgtttcttacttTTAAATAGTGGAAGTAGTAATCCTATTCTGGAATTTCAATTCCAGCCACTTTGCCTATGTGCCATTTGCATTACAAGACCTGTTAGCCTTTCTGAAATTTGTTATGTGAAAGATGATGCATAATTTGGTATTTCTTTAGaggcttttattttaaaagggaaaaagcactAATAAAAGTTTGTGTTTTAACAGCATACTTCAACCAAACCAAGGACAGAATGCTCCAGTTCACAGACTGCTTTGTAGACAAGGGTAAGAGCACAGCATGGTTTTAGCCTAAAGATGAAACTAAATGCAAAGTGCAAGAACAGTATTGATGAATAATGTTTACACATAACGTACACATAACACTACAACTGTTTGTTCAGagtaaaaataattacttgTCTCAGTATTTTGAGAGAGTGATGAAGCTTTGTTTCACCTTATactgcaggaaaatatttattgttgTCATCTTCTTGTGTATTGTCTTCATTTACACTGTTCCAACATTTCTATTTGTAACATTCATTCCATGAAGCTTTGCTTCCACTTAAtgaaatattgtatttttatatgtaGACTGTAATGCCATGGTATCTAAACATAATCAGTTTATTCAATGGAGTTTTTCAGTCTGTTAATGGGGAGATGTTCTCCTACTTAATGTATCTATGTAAGCCACTATAATATCAATAGGAACTGCACTGGTGCTCAGGAAGAGTCTGTGGGACAttgtaaaaatgttttcatgcCAAACACAGTTTGATAGTGTCTATATTCTTGTATACAGCCTTTCAGCTTTATCACAAGTGACTTATTAActgttttatatttaattagAACCTCTAAGGCCACAGTGAATGGGGTTGAGCAAAATAGAaggaaggctgcagggagcagagtgcCTAACAAGGCTGTTTCAGGTGTGTAGAAAATTGGTCCTTGGATCTCATAGTAAATAAGTTACTAGTATCTAGACAAAGTAAATTGGCAATataatgttttcctttccttgtgcACCTGCTTTGCTCTGCCTTAAGTCTAACTTATCTCTCAAACAAACCTGTGCTGGTAACTGAACCATCCACTCTGAGATTCTATAGACATAGTGTATAGaatgtgctgcacagctcatTTGCTTTCACTCACCAGATGCCCAGTCATAAGCAAGATTGCCAGATACATTCACTGGAGCTGTTGAGAAATTGCTAGTAGTCAAAATAGACTTGGATTAGAATCTTCATGTCATTTGATTCTTAGTTCTGCACACACATCTTCAGCATGGAGCATATTCAAAGGACAGGAAGGACAGTTTCAAACTCCTCAGAAGGTGTTCACTCATCATACAGTcctaaaattatatatatatatatatatatatatatatattcctgtAGCATCTTACAGCATGTTTAAGTCTTAATAACCCAAGTTTAAAAGTGGAGCATTTCTGTGCTACCATACAGAGATTACTGATTGGTTACCTTTTATATAAAAGGTTTGATAATGGTGCTGAACCTCTAATAAATCACTATGAATGGTCTTTCAcaatttctattattttaattagATTTTAAATTTCTTAAGTGATAAACCTAGATTTATCAAAAGGTAAAGTAGTTGATAGGTTTTAAAATTATCTAGGATCTGAATTACACTTTGTTCTCAAAGGAGAGTTCCACAAGTCAAGtataaaaattgggaattttggggcttaATAAGGGAATTGTTTAATATAGTAGGATTTCAACTGTTTTCcataatgttttaaataatcTGTATGTGTAAGGATCAAACCTTTCCTATAAAGGAAATGCTTATGTAGTGCTGCCCCAGAGCAATGCTGGCAGGGAGTGTGTGTGAGTTTGAAGGCAGTGTGTTTTACACTGGTTAAATGGGATGTTTTCCCAGATGCTGCTTTGTGGAGTCAGAAGAAGTGGCCACAGAAGGATGTACAGTGAGGCACAAACACAGATAGCATTGCAGTGTCAGAGGGGGAGATAAAAGGCAGGTGATGAGATCACAACAGAGTgtgttcatttatttttctttacttagTTCTCCTGTCATCACCAAAGTAGTGCAAGGCAGTTGTTTGGTTGGACTCAGTGACTCTACAGAAAAATTAGCAAAGATAAGAAATAATCTTCCTGAAATATAAAgcagaaaaagtaaataatacAATTTTAGCAACCAGAGGTAGCCATTAAGGCAAGTGTTCATCTGCAGGTTGGCTATTGACTAGTAAAGGAGCATGCTGAAGAACAGGGACAACAAAGCAATCAAAACCTCTGCCAGTTACAGTATTGCAGAGGTTGTAAATAGCAGTAGTGTTAGGGCGGTGTCAGGGTCAGGTCTGGCACTGATTCCAGGTCTGGGTCCCACCCCCAAAGCCCTGTAATTCCCACTGAGCTCATAATGAAACCACAGTGGTGTTTACATTGTGTCTGGCACCACACATCCAGTTAAACATTTAACACTGCTGTGTTGGCAGCGTGTGCTGCTCTGCTAAGGAAATCCCTGGGTTTATCTTAGTCATAATTACCAAAGTTGTGACAGGTGATACTTGGCAATGAAAAAACTCCTTTGGGATATAGCTCCAAacttctctttgccttgttgCTGTTTGTCAAATATCTGGAAAGTCACTGAATGCCTTCTGCAGTGGCCTTCTTGGAACTTGAGGCAGGTGTGGCTCACCAGTTTTATGCTGGTTGGTTCTGGCTGCTCAGTGTAACCTCACAGAGAGCTTGGACATCACCCACGTTCCTGTGGTGCAATACCAACACCTCTGTGTGCTCCTTCAGAAATAGGTTAGACTTCTTGCACTGAATGAATAGAAATGCATTCTGAAGTTATTACATGGGCATGAAAGAAACAATCTGCATGATTTTGCAATAATGAAAGAacttaatttaaatatatttaattagaGTATGGTTTCCTTTATAGATGGATGAAATGTGAACAGTGAAAAGTCTGGCAGTATGTTAAATAGGGTgttgatttaatttcttttctttgttcatTCCTGACTGCCAATTAAATTTGGCTGATTAGAGGGgtaaaaaaggaaggagggcTAGTAAGATACAgttattataattataaatacATTCAACTTCAATATGAGACAAATCCTCAGAAGAAAATAACACACTTGTccaatgttttttcttttgttctcttgATTGTTGTTTTAAACTCTATATGCGAAGTGCTTTGCAGCTTTAATACCACTCAGACTGATTGTTTTTTGTTTAGGAATCAAGTGGCAATCCTAAACttagtttttgttgttttttactCCTTCAATCCAAACTTCTGTGCTTAAGAGAAAAGTACAGACACgtaaatcagtatttttttttaaagttcaatTAGTTTAAATCAGGCTGAAATGTTCCATCAATAGTTTGCAAGTGGGGCCAGGCAGGGCATTTAATGAGGTCTGATTGTGTTAGAAGGTGGTTGAGATCAGCTTGCTCCTCCAACAAGGCCTGTTCATCTCCTCTGCCCAGTTCCCTTTCCTGTGGAAAGGAAATAGAGGCAGGAGGCACACAGAGTGTCTGGGTGGTGGCAGCTCTTGGCCAGGCCAAGGGCACAGCCTGCCCATgtgaggtgctggggctgtgaaGTCTCTTGGCTTCAAGAAGCCTCAGACCTGCTGTGTGTGAGTAGCAGGTCTGTCCTTTGTCCCAGGAGAGAGGCCTCATGTGATTGTCCCTTGTTTTCAGAACTGTCACTGTTTTTATTCAAATTGCCTCCTGCAATTCCTTAGTCCAGATTGCTGGGGAATTGTGCACACACTTTGCTATTACTGTAATATCCTGTTCCTTGTGGGACATTTTTCTATAACTTGGAGGACGCTTGAGGTGAGTCAAGGGGTAGTGTTAATCACTAGAAAGGCTGTGTCTGTCAGCCTGGTTGTCTGTCCTGTGAGCTCCCAGGTGATGTgaagagcacagcactggggcagggccagTGAGAATTCCTTTTGTGTCCTGGGAGCCTGTGGAGATGTGAGGGCTCTGGGCACTCCCAAAGCTGCTTTGGCCTGTGCTGATCATAGCCCTGGGACTCCTGTAAGTAACCACTGCAGCTCTGACCAGGAGTAACCAAGGAGCCCAGAAAGGACTGGCACTTCCTTTGTCACCTTCATTTACTGCCTGTAGTCATTTCTCTTCCATGGCTGTCTTCCATTGCCACTGCTCTGCACCCTGTGACATGGTTTTCACTGCTTTGTGGAA from Ammospiza caudacuta isolate bAmmCau1 chromosome 17, bAmmCau1.pri, whole genome shotgun sequence encodes the following:
- the CCP110 gene encoding centriolar coiled-coil protein of 110 kDa isoform X1, which produces MKMEDYEIFCRRHLSRIQEEAIKGKPSLTVQKKNVSLIQFYGVPVLSPLLSLEEKKKIQQYKEKALELESRKRESRKKALLSRVQEIVENVQIKKGYSMSGVNTSKAESSCPGLDSKALTDFTAPSDIISSACTPERQSSTNLEKTSGLRPSGTAGQMTSNGTEVVKAAEEKVSSKPGESRFLEDAPCPRAASPDKVCNKVPSHALQKQEGRVGSPSDEDVQDPCVMSLQNLIKKSREYIEKEQSKRPSKGSSKRSTSESHSDKENDGVKTTDSVKERAKLTGRSCTAQTLDKPSLNKSNTLLHCASTHTNNTSMSTLSSFSKVDIPMRVGTPPLVDSDSDEELKKNSMFERDSSIVRSLTGSYAKLPSPEPSMSPKMHRRRPRPLSMGHIIINNPVNAYELSPKGKGRTMDLIMQDIADKNNVSESVPKFMVDFTAVCPGRVPGVSRNALGPCDGLGAGKPKRHSFGLFESRGAVSAMLEGQVVMDTRGPYKVESSPSLAPPKVKEPFAISQSAVTQKILAVSEMKAAALAENTKCNSAVELNKSYDVENPSPLLLQSKNVRQQLDNTPNVSSANEHFPENYEKVKRRLDLDADNCQKENSSCVLRVGMEEQEKQWLQEQKYPVGSVYITKNAVLENMTKESILKANELTFEEVKKRLEEQHAQQLSILIAEQEREQEELKELEEKKRNSKGEKVTTTEIEISKVNINSRMELEWRKKSEGGLLESVQSQLETVHNTNSTSIGFAHTTPNTFSSTSEASFYLWGPSGSGVIKTSVCRPSNRIKTRWIPVFSPEIQMKFDKITAVAKGFLTRRLLQTEKLKHLKQTVKDTLEFLKNFQSEAPLRRGTVSAQDASLHERVMAQLRAALYDIHDIFFTMGASERMNILRHDREVRKEKMLRQMDKVKSPRERMTLSTATQKSLDRKKFMKASEMGMPSKKIIIKQKTPQNRILQPNQGQNAPVHRLLCRQGTSKATVNGVEQNRRKAAGSRVPNKAVSGAYAGRTQRKKPNVVII
- the CCP110 gene encoding centriolar coiled-coil protein of 110 kDa isoform X2 produces the protein MKMEDYEIFCRRHLSRIQEEAIKGKPSLTVQKKNVSLIQFYGVPVLSPLLSLEEKKKIQQYKEKALELESRKRESRKKALLSRVQEIVENVQIKKGYSMSGVNTSKAESSCPGLDSKALTDFTAPSDIISSACTPERQSSTNLEKTSGLRPSGTAGQMTSNGTEVVKAAEEKVSSKPGESRFLEDAPCPRAASPDKVCNKVPSHALQKQEGRVGSPSDEDVQDPCVMSLQNLIKKSREYIEKEQSKRPSKGSSKRSTSESHSDKENDGVKTTDSVKERAKLTGRSCTAQTLDKPSLNKSNTLLHCASTHTNNTSMSTLSSFSKVDIPMRVGTPPLVDSDSDEELKKNSMFERDSSIVRSLTGSYAKLPSPEPSMSPKMHRRRPRPLSMGHIIINNPVNAYELSPKGKGRTMDLIMQDIADKNNVSESVPKFMVDFTAVCPGRVPGVSRNALGPCDGLGAGKPKRHSFGLFESRGAVSAMLEGQVVMDTRGPYKVESSPSLAPPKVKEPFAISQSAVTQKILAVSEMKAAALAENTKCNSAVELNKSYDVENPSPLLLQSKNVRQQLDNTPNVSSANEHFPENYEKVKRRLDLDADNCQKENSSCVLRVGMEEQEKQWLQEQKYPVGSVYITKNAVLENMTKESILKANELTFEEVKKRLEEQHAQQLSILIAEQEREQEELKELEEKKRNSKGEKVTTTEIEISKVNINSRMELEWRKKSEGGLLESVQSQLETVHNTNSTSIGFAHTTPNTFSSTSEASFYLWGPSGSGVIKTSVCRPSNRIKTRWIPVFSPEIQMKFDKITAVAKGFLTRRLLQTEKLKHLKQTVKDTLEFLKNFQSEAPLRRGTVSAQDASLHERVMAQLRAALYDIHDIFFTMGASERMNILRHDREVRKEKMLRQMDKVKSPRERMTLSTATQKSLDRKKFMKASEMGMPSKKIIIKQKTPQNRILQPNQGQNAPVHRLLCRQGSICRKNPKKEAKCCDNLRRQHSLG